A stretch of the Rhizomicrobium sp. genome encodes the following:
- a CDS encoding CHAT domain-containing tetratricopeptide repeat protein → MSANRLSSLLAGAALIGVAAAAFAASDGASLGTTLAGETCRLSGGDIVCGDAVAGTQRISQLAAGLPADEAGRHAAILAGAKALPGGLATTQDVACDPAQWIGGDAALYLCTLRSNNWPRVILVGASGNTLVAAEGLPSMLPVLEAALQSATGRGAAPGESDAAVALMRAKYGEAGLKLASGDFSGYRKYVEAARMYGGADNYAGAEDAYRHALDVETRLFGDDALAVGETLAELALQVSNQGRFDEAAALFRRAQPIIEGSASASARARLASYQALDAANQRDYADALKYARAATALRRAEVDAAKAASVSAGAETVEPVAPVALEGELAHSLRIESEMALRLGDNASAQAAAEEALWIITEEPGLPLWWRPEMVALMGEVNAAQGRVVVAERDFTEALTLDQKLFGDTAPTARAHLRLGQFYAQQQLYTASVASYHSAFAILGKDRVARSQIVSDQIVPFLAAATALAVQDPSQKPALDAEMFGAAQLVNSGVADQTIARVAAREAAGDPALSGLVRQLEAAQARRETARLELVAENAKPNDERNAQLLARYDLDLKSAGSDADALRAKVTQSYPAYARLADPGPVTLGDFQKQLGAGEAFLTFVVGAKGSFALVVRAGGFTAAPLAATSDSLASDVTELRAALVPRLGRLSDFSLNASYALYKQLIAPVEPALASATHLIVAPGGALDSLPLALLVTAEPKGGYANAAWLIRRLAISQVPSPRALVTLRAEPAGRAPRPFFGVGNPAFTGNGSKALSALAAACVQGAAADPALLRALPPLPETAGEVQSVGRTLGAQPGSILLGSAATEGAVRSAGLDQYAVLYFATHGMLPGELHCQAEPGLVLSPPPGAAASAASDGLLSASEISALHLNADLVVLSACNTAAGGGGKFGGGALEGLADSFFNAGAHAVLASHWEVPSAATQTLMTTVFARYAKDPRRDLAEDLRQAQLAMIAQGPTAHPFNWAAFTLIGDSGSTAQVAMGDRK, encoded by the coding sequence GTGAGCGCGAACCGACTCTCCTCCCTGCTGGCCGGCGCCGCGCTGATCGGCGTGGCGGCGGCGGCTTTCGCCGCCTCGGACGGCGCAAGCCTCGGAACGACCCTCGCGGGCGAGACCTGCCGGCTGTCCGGCGGCGACATCGTCTGCGGCGATGCGGTCGCGGGCACGCAGCGCATCTCGCAGCTTGCCGCCGGCCTGCCGGCCGACGAGGCGGGCCGCCATGCCGCGATCCTCGCCGGCGCCAAGGCGCTGCCGGGCGGCCTGGCGACGACGCAGGACGTGGCCTGCGATCCGGCGCAATGGATCGGCGGCGACGCCGCGCTCTATCTCTGCACCCTGCGCAGCAACAACTGGCCGCGGGTGATCCTGGTGGGTGCGAGCGGCAATACGCTGGTCGCGGCCGAGGGCCTGCCCTCGATGCTGCCGGTGCTTGAAGCCGCGCTGCAGAGCGCGACCGGACGCGGCGCCGCGCCGGGCGAGAGCGATGCGGCGGTGGCGCTGATGCGCGCGAAATACGGCGAGGCCGGGCTCAAGCTCGCCAGCGGCGATTTCTCCGGCTACCGCAAATATGTCGAGGCCGCGCGGATGTATGGCGGCGCCGACAATTATGCGGGGGCGGAGGATGCCTATCGCCACGCCCTCGACGTCGAGACGCGGCTGTTCGGCGACGATGCGCTGGCGGTCGGCGAGACGCTGGCCGAACTGGCGCTGCAGGTCTCCAACCAGGGCCGCTTCGACGAAGCGGCGGCCCTGTTCCGCCGCGCCCAGCCGATCATCGAGGGCTCCGCCTCGGCTTCGGCGCGCGCCCGGCTCGCCTCCTACCAGGCGCTCGATGCCGCGAACCAGCGCGATTACGCCGATGCGCTGAAATATGCCCGGGCCGCGACGGCGCTGCGCCGGGCCGAGGTCGACGCCGCCAAGGCCGCTTCGGTGTCGGCCGGCGCGGAGACCGTCGAACCGGTCGCGCCGGTCGCGCTGGAGGGCGAGCTCGCCCATTCGCTGCGCATCGAATCGGAGATGGCGCTGCGGCTCGGCGACAACGCCTCGGCCCAGGCCGCGGCGGAAGAAGCGCTGTGGATCATCACCGAGGAGCCCGGCCTGCCGCTGTGGTGGCGGCCAGAGATGGTCGCGCTGATGGGCGAGGTGAATGCCGCGCAGGGGCGCGTCGTGGTCGCCGAGCGCGATTTCACCGAGGCGCTGACGCTGGACCAGAAGCTGTTCGGCGACACCGCGCCGACCGCGCGGGCGCATCTGCGGCTCGGCCAGTTCTACGCCCAGCAGCAGCTCTACACCGCCTCGGTCGCGTCCTATCACAGCGCCTTCGCCATTCTCGGCAAGGACCGCGTGGCGCGGTCGCAGATCGTCTCCGACCAGATCGTGCCCTTCCTCGCCGCGGCGACCGCGCTGGCGGTGCAGGACCCGTCGCAGAAGCCGGCGCTCGACGCCGAGATGTTCGGTGCCGCACAGCTGGTGAATTCCGGCGTCGCCGACCAGACCATCGCCCGCGTCGCGGCGCGCGAAGCGGCCGGCGATCCGGCGCTGTCGGGACTGGTGCGCCAGCTCGAAGCCGCCCAGGCCAGGCGCGAGACCGCGCGCCTGGAGCTGGTAGCGGAGAACGCCAAGCCGAACGACGAGCGCAATGCGCAATTGCTCGCGCGCTACGATCTGGACCTCAAAAGCGCGGGCAGCGATGCCGACGCACTGCGCGCCAAGGTGACCCAGAGCTATCCGGCCTATGCCCGCCTCGCCGATCCCGGGCCGGTCACGCTCGGCGATTTCCAGAAGCAGCTCGGCGCCGGCGAAGCGTTCCTGACCTTCGTGGTCGGCGCCAAGGGCAGCTTCGCGCTGGTGGTGAGAGCCGGCGGCTTCACCGCCGCGCCGCTCGCCGCGACAAGCGACAGTCTTGCCAGCGACGTCACCGAGCTGCGCGCGGCGCTGGTCCCGCGGCTCGGCCGGCTGTCCGATTTCAGCCTGAACGCCTCCTACGCGCTCTACAAGCAACTCATCGCGCCGGTAGAGCCCGCGCTCGCAAGCGCGACGCATCTGATCGTGGCGCCGGGCGGCGCGCTCGACAGCCTGCCGCTCGCGCTGCTCGTCACCGCCGAGCCGAAGGGCGGCTATGCCAACGCCGCCTGGCTGATCCGCAGGCTCGCGATCTCGCAGGTGCCCTCGCCGCGTGCGCTGGTGACGCTGCGCGCCGAGCCTGCCGGCCGTGCCCCGCGGCCGTTCTTCGGCGTCGGCAATCCCGCCTTCACCGGCAATGGCAGCAAGGCCCTGTCGGCGCTTGCCGCCGCCTGCGTCCAGGGCGCCGCGGCCGATCCGGCGCTGCTGCGCGCCTTGCCGCCGCTGCCCGAGACCGCCGGCGAGGTGCAGAGCGTGGGCCGCACGCTGGGCGCGCAACCCGGCTCTATCCTGCTCGGCAGCGCTGCCACAGAGGGCGCGGTGCGCAGCGCCGGGCTCGATCAATATGCCGTCCTCTACTTCGCCACCCATGGCATGCTGCCGGGCGAGCTGCATTGCCAGGCCGAGCCGGGGCTCGTGCTGTCGCCGCCGCCCGGCGCGGCTGCGTCCGCCGCCAGCGACGGGCTGCTGAGCGCCAGCGAGATCTCCGCGCTGCATCTCAATGCCGATCTCGTCGTGCTCTCGGCCTGCAACACGGCGGCGGGCGGCGGCGGCAAGTTCGGCGGCGGCGCGCTGGAAGGCCTCGCCGATTCCTTCTTCAACGCCGGGGCGCATGCCGTGCTGGCGAGCCATTGGGAAGTGCCCTCGGCCGCGACCCAGACGCTGATGACCACGGTGTTCGCGCGCTATGCCAAGGACCCGCGCCGCGACCTCGCCGAGGATCTGCGCCAGGCGCAGCTCGCGATGATCGCACAGGGCCCGACGGCGCATCCCTTCAACTGGGCGGCCTTCACGCTGATCGGCGATAGCGGATCGACGGCGCAGGTCGCGATGGGAGACAGGAAATGA